The following nucleotide sequence is from Tachyglossus aculeatus isolate mTacAcu1 chromosome 11, mTacAcu1.pri, whole genome shotgun sequence.
GGGGCTGAGAattaatgccaacttgtacttcccaagcgcttagtacagtgctctgcatacagtaagcgttcaataaatacgatgaatgaataggaatttCCAACTTGGCTAGAAACCTTTAGTTCTGGCTGCCCTGAGAATTGTTTGAGGTCCATTCAAAAAAGGGCCAATCCATTTTTTAAagtgatttgttgagcacttataatgtgttaggcacatagtccctgccccacataagctctcagtcttaatgcccattttacagataaggtaactgaggcacaaagtagttaaatgacttgctcaaaatcacacaacaaagtggcagagccaggattagaatagacatctctacttggatgtcctcctgtcacctcaagcttaacatgtccaaaacagaactccttatattcccaaccaaaccccatcttactaataataataatgattatagcttttattaagtacttactatgtgcaaagcactgttctaagcactggggaggttacaaggagatcaggttgtcccacgggggctcacagtcttagtccccagtttacagatgagggaactgaggcacagagaagttaagtgacttgcccaaagtcacacacctgacaattggcagagctgggattcaaacccataaaccctgactccaaagcccatgctctttcccctgagccacactgcttctcaccttccccgtaactttctcatctctgtagatggcaccaccagccttcctgtttcgcaagctcataaccttggtgttatcttcaactcctctctctcactaaacccacatattcagtccatcactaaatcctgtcggtcccaccttcacaacatcgataaaatccatcctttcctctcaaaAGCATTCAAACtgataccacattaatacaatcactcatcctatccggcTCTGGATtactgggagtgggagtcagaaggtcatgggttctaatcccggctccgacacttatctgttgtgtgaccatgggcaactcacttcacttctctgtgcctcatttaccccatctgtaaaatggggattaagactgtgagccctacatgggacagggactatgtccaacacaattttcttatatccttcccagcacttagtacagtgcccaatacatagtaaacccttaacaaataccattattattattattattattattactgcctcagcctcttgctgacctcccagcctcccttctctcactactccagtccatactttactcttttgcccagatcatttttctatgaaaacgttcaggacatgtttccccagtcctcaaaacactccagtggttgcccatccacctcaaacaaaaactcctcaccactgactttaaagcactcaatcaccttatccccttCTACCCCAATCAttcctctcctactgcaacccagcccacacactttgctgctctaatgctaaccttcttactgtgcctcgatatcatctatttcactgcagacccctcgcccacatcctgcatctgtcctggaaccccctccctccccaaatccaacagacaattattctcctccccttcaaaccattattgaaggcacatctcttccaagaggacttccctgaataagcaccccattcctctccctcttttttttgttttttttttttgtctgtctcccccttctagactgtgagcccattgttgggtagggaccatctctatatgttgccaacttgtacttcccaagcacttagtatagtgctctacacacagctgggtaggaaccgtctctatatgttgccaacttgtacttcccaagcacttagtacagtgctctgcacaaagtaagcgctcaataaatacaactgaatgaatggattaacgAATGaatgtgcatgaatgaatgaattcccttctgcatcaccctgattttcccaatttgttcttcccccttcccagccccacagcacttatgtacatgtctgtaatttatttatttatattaatgtctgtttccccccaacaagaatgtgagctcattgggcatagggaatgtgtccgtttattgttgtattgtactctaccaatcacttagtacagtgctctgcacagagtaagcagtcaataaatacaattgaataaattaatgaacccagatcctctggcccgggctctttccactaggccatactgcttctcatgttgcctTAGTAATAGTGGCAGCAGTGGCTGATTTTACTCTAAAGGCAGTGGATAGGGAAATATTACAGCTTCTGCCCATTGTCGCCCTCTTCCCAGTGACAGATCACTCAGAAACTTTCAGTCGAGAATCAATGCACCGAAAAAGCAGGGTTGATTGCTAAGCGAGTATAATTGGCTTTATTAGGAGGTGGACAAAGAAACTTCATCCACTCTCCAAGAGCATCAAGCATCAGGGAAATAAAACAGTATGAATCACCATTTCCTAACATTGAGCTCTGGTTACAGAATTTAACGCACTCATTTCTAAACAGTTGCCACACTAATAAAATGTTCTGTTGCATGTGTTCCAATTGGCAGGAgattatgtaaatgctgtggactGGCCAAGACAGAGCAACACTCAAATACAAAAATACTCAGATTGTCATTCTCCGGTCCAGCCTCATGTGGTTGCTTAGTTAATGACTTGAGCACATAGGATTTATGAGTTGCTCTCACAGAGGGGTACGCAACGAATGCCAGTAATAGAGCCGGAGGTTGcttttgaggcacagaagtgcatGTGGGAATAGAATTTGGGGGACTAGCCCTTTTCCCTAGCCCAAGCTCATGACTCATATTGCTTCCTATTTTCTTGTTTGCCCTGACGTGTTGGCACATCCAGGGTGGTGTTGGAGATTTGCAGGTGAAGCTCAGTTGGATCAAAACTCCCTCCTGCCGGCGGGAGCCATTTTAGCACACAAAGGAATTGCAGGGGCCGAAGCGGGAACGAGGCACACATGGAGTGCAGGGGGCACAGGGTACACAGGGTGCACAGGGGGGTGGAGCACAGGGGCCAATGGACCTGCCACATGCGTTGGTTGTGGCACAGGGGTTGCTGGGAAGCCTGGAAAATAGAATCACAAGGATAGGTTacttgggagttggaggggtGTTGCGTGATTTGAAGAACAGGAAGACCAGAAATGGACACTAAGAGCCTCCAGGGCAGCTTTGTGGGAAACCTTCCCCTGATTCTCTGGGACCTGAGGGGGATCAGTAGGGAGAAGGGCAGGAAAGGTCTTCATTCAAGGCTCTTCCCTCCCGTAGCCACCCTCATATCCCTTCCTGCTCTCAGTCCCGCAGGCTGTTGACTGTTCTGgcatctcctccctgcccctaatCCACCTCCTAAGCTAGAGAAGCTGAATTTACCAAAACCCAACCTCCATCCCCCACGGTACCAGGAACCTCTTTCTAGATATTTACAGAACTCTAGGAAAACCCAAGATGTCTCCAGCAAAGAAGTTGGTGTTGATGGGTTTCCTTTGGGAAAGCACATTTTACTATCCCCACTATGCCTTCCTGCGAATCCATTGGTATCCATATGAGGGGATTTGCCAGAACTTGCCACTCGGTACTCACTTGCAGTCCTCGCTCTCTAGCAGGTTACGGTAGGTGGAGATCTCGCACTCTAGTCGGGCCTTGACATCCAGCAGCACCTGGtactcctggttctgccgctCCAGGTCACAGCGGATCTCGGCTAGCTGGTCTTCCACACTGGTGATCAGGCACTGCACCTGGGCCAGCTGGGAGCTGTAGCGGGCCTCCGTCTCTGTCAGGGTGTTTTCCAGAGAATTTCTctgtgaggaagaagagaaagaaaagtcagaatgatgatgatacttttaGGGCCGGGAAACACAGTTCCCACAATTCCTTGGGCTCcagcactcctcaaaaaacctctcACACATTCCTGAGAAAAAATGATCTTTTTTTTCAGGTTTCTGCTGTTAATTCCATTCACACAAATGATGTCCTGATTTTCCAGAAGGCCTCAGTCTCTACCTGGCCTGCCAGGCTACTCACCAGGTTGTGCTGCGCCTGAAGTTCTACCTCCAGAGCATTGACGGTGCGTCTCAGCTCGATGATCTCCGACTGGCAGCACTGCAGCTGCTCTGAGCTGGTCACCACCTGCTGGTTCAGCTCCTCTGTCTGGAAAACACATAAAGTTCATGCCCAGGGGCAGCACGTGACCTGGGCTTAACTGAGGGCTGGAAATCACTGTGGAGATTTCTGGAGATATAAGTCACTCACCTGCTTGACGAACCATTCCTCCACATCTCTGCGGTTGGTCTCCACCAAGGCCTCGTACTGGCACCTGGTCTCGTTCAGCACCCTGTTCAGATCCACGGTCGGAGCAGCGTCCACCTCCACATTCAGCCTCTCGCCAATCTGGCTCCTCAGAGAGTTGACCTcctgagaggaaaaagtggaCAAGTCAACAGACAGAAAGTGTCCCCCAGCCTCCAATGACCTAGGAACACAACCTATCCTTTCCAGGACATGATTACAGTCACCTTCCAGATAGCCTCCCTATTTGCAAGTCATAAAAGCTTCTTAGGCCAACTACACCTCAATCCTAGTCTTCCCTCAGAAGACCTGGCGGCTTGAGGATTTAATTTAGAATTGATTGAGACCAAaacagaaggaagcagtgtggcctagtggatagagcacgggcctcagatcAGGAggacccggctcctccacttgtctgctgcatgaccttgggtaactcacagcacttctctttgcctcaattaccttatccgcaaaatggagattaagactgtgaacactatgtgggatggggactttatccaatccgattagcttttatctatcccaggacttagagaacagtgcctagcacatagtaagtgcttagcaaataccataaaaaaggacccTCTGGAACTGGAGTGTAGATTGGTTCTCCCTGAGTTCCACAGTGGACAACCACCATTTCTGGAGCAGCCAAAAGCAGTTTCTTGAGTCACCAGCACAAAACTCAGAGAGTCATCTCCAGAATCCTTTATCTCTTCTCTAGCCAGGGCCATCCTCCTGCAGCTGGGGCGACTCAAGAAAGCTTTACTCATTCAGCTGTTAATGGGTGTCTCCATagagcagagaatgtttctggagGAGCCCTGgactcaaggagagaaatggctCCAACAGGACTGAAATGTGTAACCATAACAACCCTCTCCGTAGTGTGATCAGGCCACTTAGCTGGTCTTGGTGATTCCTATCTCAGCTGGTTGACACCAAAGAAAATGGAATAGAAACTCAGAGAAGGAGAGTGTCCCTCAGAGCATGAGGTGGCCCAGTGGCTGGAAACATTTGTCCAACCTTTTTCTCACGCTCACATGTCAGTTATTTCCCCCAGCCATCTGACCTTCAGAAGAAAACCCAAATCCCACGTCCCACATCCATAAGAACATGAGTCACTCTCTACAAGCTAGTGTTACAAAAGCACATTTCTATTCCAGGATCACTCCGGTTATCTGGGGTGGGCAAactcccccatcttcccctccctcctttgctTTTCCAGCAGGTCCTAACGAGTTTCGTCTTTTCCCGATTCACTTCGCCATACCTGTTCGTGGTTCTGCTTGAGACAGAGCAGCTCCTCCTTCAGGGACTCCACCTGGGCCTCCAGGTCAGCCCTGCACAGGGTCAGCTCATCCAGGATGCGGCGCAGACCGTTGATGTCGGCCTCCACCAGCTGGCGGAGGGACAGCTCCGTCTGGTacctgataataacaattatggtatttttaagcatttactatgtgccaagcactgtgataaagcCTCAGTACCTCCCCTTGTATGTACCCAGAGTTTTCTTCTGAGATATTCTAATCTCTTGGAAAACCCTGTATCTTTCACACAAGGTTCCTAAGAGGTTGAGTTGTTtgcagtgtatgtgtgtgtgtgtgtgtgtgtgtgtgtgtgtgtgagagagagagagagagagagagagagaaagagagagagagactgatacaagataatcagtttggatacagtccctgtctcacatagggctacctatctaagtaggaaggagggcaggtattgaatccccattttacagatgaggaacagagccccagagaagttaagagacttgcccaagggaatacaggcaagtgacagagctgggatcagaacccaggtcctctgattcattcCTAGACAGCCATGGCATAGCCCAGTAGGCCATATTGCTACTTATGAGCAGGGGACATGGTAAGTGAATGGGAATGACATCTGAACTGGTCCCTGCTTTGTCTGTGCTTGGGCAAACGAGCTAAACCTTCTGACCACTTGCTGCCATTGGTGTTCATTCATTTGGAAAGTTTTAGTTTAAAGGAAGACGCAAGGATTAAAGGAGAAATtgacaccccctccctcctctctcaacGTGTTTCCCACAACAATCAGGGGCTGGGTCACGATTTACAAAGGCAAATAACAAATAAAGTGGAAGAATTCACACTTTCCAGAATCAATTTGCATCCCATATTTTTCCCCACTGATATGTGATTTTTCCCTTAGAGGAGGGCCATTCTTGGGCCACATCTCTCCCTGCAGATTTTCATGGTCAGACCAGCCATGGAGGAAATGGAGACCCCAACTTACTTGGTGCGGAAATCATCTGAGGCCAGCTTGGCATTGTCGATCTGCACCACCAGACGCGAGTTCTCAGACTTGGTGAGCAGGATCTGGAAGACAAAATGGCATCACCAAGGATACAAATTCCCCACGGAGTAAGTAGGCATTTTCTGTAGTCTTAGTTTTACAGGAGAGCCAATGTTTCTATTGAGATTAGTTATTGGATGTGTTCTGGAGTACATAGAAACATTCTGAAAACAGAAAAACCTTTTCAAGAAATTGCTCATCAGATGAACAAGGCCCAAGCTCTGCTGCCAGTCTATTGTATGTCCTTGGatttctgtaccctttaagcacctgatatttatcccacctcaaccccacagcatttacatacatatccataatttattttagtgcctgtcaccccctctggtctgtgagctccttgtgggcagggaatgtgtcaaccaactctgttgattgtactcttccaagtgcttagtacagtgctctgtaaacagtaagcactcaataaatgccaaaaaaaaaaatcacttaccttctctggacctcagtttcctcaattttaaatggggataatagtaTCTGTTTCTCCCTACCTCTCCAGGATATTGGGAGGATAAAGTGAGACTAGTGAGAACTAAAAGCACTATACAAATTCATGgtttgattttttattttttctcattCTTGTGCTGCCAACTTGCATGTTACTCTAGAAAACTTGATGACTTTTAGTAACGCTGAATTTCCTGCTTCCATCTTTCCTACTCCTGAAATCTTGGTGGCTCCGCCCTTAGAGTAAAATACTTTCTGGGGACAAATGCCCAGCCAGGGTAATGGAAATAGTCATGTGGCTGTTCCATATTCAGAGCTCACAGTGACAGTTCTAGGGGAGAGTGTCAAAGTAATAAAcaaacaggaagcagtgtggcttagtcgaaagagcacgggcctgggagttgaaggacctggtttctaatcccggttctgcctcttgcctgctgtgtgaccttgggacagtcacttaacgtatctgtacttcagttccttcatctgtaaaatgaggattgaatcctcctctctctgactttgtttgggagccccatgtgggagagggactgtgtccaacctgattgtcttgtatctatcccagcgcttagtacagtgcttggcacatagtaagcacttaataaataccacagttatcagtaTTATGAAAATGAGTCATGGTGGAACTGCATTGGATGAGCCCTGTGCAAATGCTAATAAAAGCCTGTGGTCCTTTGCCTTTTAGATATGGCAAGCCATTGGTGAGTACCTCTCACCCACACCAACCAAGCCCATGGCAGGGATAGCAGGATCAGTGAGCTCACGTTTCCCTATGTCTTTGGTGTGGGAGGCTTGGAACTAAATAAGGCAATTGCAAACAATCTGGTCTTCTTCCCACTCAGGGTGATGATGGAGTCCCCATCTGTAATGCAGGTAAGCCTTGGCCTACTGAGGTTTCAGGACAGAGCATCAAACCAAAGGAATTGACTATATCAATGGTggtttgcccagggccacaggaATTATCCCACCCCTACCAGTCATAGTCCTGCTGGGGCATAGGGTGCAACAAGCAAACAAGTGGGCAGGGGTGCAGATTGTGGCCAAATGTgtgcacagtctctgcccacatttGTGGggtccaggcagagccaggaccagatgCCAGGTTTCCTAATTTCCAgagcagagctctttccactggaccaatagCAGAACTCCCTCAGAGTCATAATTCAAAAATCACTTCTGCTGAGTGGGTGGTGGGGCATTTCTCTGAAACCCCTTGAAGCGTCATCAGTATCTAAGAGCTACAAATTAACATCCAGTTCTATAAATGAATAACCtgtattctaatgccagctctgccacttgtctgctatgtgacatgggcaagtcactgaacttttctttgcttcagttaccctatctgtaaaagggggattaagactgtgagccctacatgggacatggactgtgtctaacctgatagcttgtatctatgcaagcatttagtacagtgccttgcaaataataagcacttaaagatgTCATAAAAAAAGAATCCAGTCTCAATTGTTTGGTCAGTTGAAATTGGTGTCCCAGCTAGGAATCATGGAAACAGTACAAATCAGAATGCCGCATTTTAGCTCTTATTGCAGAATTGAATTTGCTAATATGATCTCAAAGGTTTTATGAGACCCTTCCTGATCCCATATCCCAGTCCAGGTGTGAGGTTCCCCAGactgcccctcccctccaccccgtcACCTTCTGCTGCAGCTCCTCGATGGTCCGGAAGTAGGACTGGTAGTCCGAGCACACAACGGGGACCTGCTGTTGGCACCACTGGCGGATCCTGGCATCCAGCTCGGCGTTCTCCCGCTCCAGCTGGCGCACCTTCTCCAGGTAGTTGGCCAGACGGTCGTTGAGGAACTGCATGGTCTCCTTCTCGTTGCCATTGAAGGAGCCTTCACAGAACCAGCCGCAGGTCCCGATGTTGGCGGGGATGTTGCGGGTTCCGgggagggagcagcatggctggcAGCTGGGTGGCACACAGGGCCTGGAGATGCAGCTGCTGCGGCAGCTGAAGCTGGGCAGAGAGCAGTTGTAGGGCATGGTGCTGGAAGAGAGGTGCTCAGGAGAGTCTAGGGCAAACCTCAAGTCCTTCACGGTCTGAGAGCCTCCTGGTCCTCCGCACATTTTATACAACctcagaggagggtgtgggcatgGGGTGaagcatttttttctctttttagtcTTTATCACATTTTCAAACGCTCCTCTCCCTTAGTATGTTATTTAGGTTTCTCAGAAGAGTCCCTCGCCTCATAAAATACTTTACTCTGGCTTCCTGCTAAGTCAGGACTCCTCTCTTGGGCTCCTCACCCGTGAAGTAAGAGCTTCATGGTTCACCTTCAAAGAGGCAGAGTCATAAGCATCCCGGCCCCAGCCCTCATTAATTGGGTGTGGTGGGTCTAGTGACAATATCGCTTTGCCACCTCCTTCTAgtgtcctggcttctccactaaTTTGTTTGGGAATTTGGAAAATTGTAGGTGATCTAGGAACTAGATTTTCAACATGAGAAGaagcctggccttgtggaaatagcacaggccttagagtataggggacctaggttctaattctggatcttccaattgggcaagtcatttaacttctctgtgcctcagttctcctgttctccctcctacttagaccatgagccccatgagggacagggatc
It contains:
- the LOC119934695 gene encoding keratin, type I cuticular Ha1-like; this encodes MPYNCSLPSFSCRSSCISRPCVPPSCQPCCSLPGTRNIPANIGTCGWFCEGSFNGNEKETMQFLNDRLANYLEKVRQLERENAELDARIRQWCQQQVPVVCSDYQSYFRTIEELQQKILLTKSENSRLVVQIDNAKLASDDFRTKYQTELSLRQLVEADINGLRRILDELTLCRADLEAQVESLKEELLCLKQNHEQEVNSLRSQIGERLNVEVDAAPTVDLNRVLNETRCQYEALVETNRRDVEEWFVKQTEELNQQVVTSSEQLQCCQSEIIELRRTVNALEVELQAQHNLRNSLENTLTETEARYSSQLAQVQCLITSVEDQLAEIRCDLERQNQEYQVLLDVKARLECEISTYRNLLESEDCKLPSNPCATTNACGRSIGPCAPPPCAPCVPCAPCTPCVPRSRFGPCNSFVC